GCTGTGGATCAAGTGCCCGAGCTGCGAGACGGTGCTCTACAAGACCGACCTGGAACACAACCAGAATGTCTGCCCCACCTGCGGCCACCACCACCGCATCGGCGCCCGCGCCCGGCTCGACGCCTTTCTCGACGCGGAAGGCCGCTACGAAATCGGCCAGGAAGTCCTGCCGGTCGACGCGCTCAAGTTCAAGGACAGCCGCCGCTACCCCGAGCGGCTCAAGGAAGCGCTGGAGAACACCGGCGAAACCGACGCCCTCATCGTCATGGGTGGTGCGGTGCACAGCATCAACCTCGTGGTCGCCTGCTTCGAATTCGACTTCATGGGCGGCTCCATGGGCAGCGTCGTCGGCGAACGCTTCGTGCGCGGAGTCGAAACCGCCATCGAGCAGAAGGTGCCGTTCGTCTGCTTCACTGCTACCGGCGGCGCCCGCATGCAGGAAGGCCTGCTCTCGCTGATGCAGATGGCCAAGACCAACGCCGCGCTGACCCGCCTGGCCAAGAAGGGCCTGCCCTACATCAGTGTGCTGACCGACCCGACCATGGGCGGCGTTTCTGCCGGTTTCGCTTTCGTGGGCGACATCGTCATCGCCGAACCACGCGCCCTCAT
The nucleotide sequence above comes from Xylophilus sp. GOD-11R. Encoded proteins:
- the accD gene encoding acetyl-CoA carboxylase, carboxyltransferase subunit beta, which produces MSWLEKLLPPKIAKTDPNERRQVPEGLWIKCPSCETVLYKTDLEHNQNVCPTCGHHHRIGARARLDAFLDAEGRYEIGQEVLPVDALKFKDSRRYPERLKEALENTGETDALIVMGGAVHSINLVVACFEFDFMGGSMGSVVGERFVRGVETAIEQKVPFVCFTATGGARMQEGLLSLMQMAKTNAALTRLAKKGLPYISVLTDPTMGGVSAGFAFVGDIVIAEPRALIGFAGPRVIESTVRVTLPEGFQRAEFLQTKGAVDLISDRRQLRKTIASSLAMLQRQPADAVE